The proteins below come from a single Rosa rugosa chromosome 2, drRosRugo1.1, whole genome shotgun sequence genomic window:
- the LOC133734027 gene encoding grpE protein homolog 2, mitochondrial-like isoform X2, with translation MFVSRVLARVSKAIPRSTVSFAAQPNHRFPIISNQPQPLIQDLPNKLIPSQVSLLHHSTSSSSISISQLFGFSSSASPEPSERVGNGGAEKSDAKVSDSGDTKVADQTKESDSDSDGDLSTEDLVKLLTEKEELLKQKHKEIEKMQDKFLRSYAEMENVMDRTRREAENTKKFSIQNFAKSLLDVADNLGRAASVTKTGFAKIDQSKDSAGTLPLLKTLLEGVEMTEKQLSEVFKKYGVEKYDPTNEPFDPHRHNAMFQISDPSKPPGTVAQVLKPGYMLHDRVIRPADVGVTQEAENNATEEDAGN, from the exons ATGTTCGTGTCTAGGGTTTTAGCTCGCGTTTCGAAGGCCATCCCCAGGAGCACGGTGTCCTTCGCTGCTCAACCCAATCACCGATTCCCAATCATTTCCAATCAGCCGCAGCCTCTGATTCAGGACTTGCCCAATAAG TTGATTCCGAGTCAGGTGTCACTGTTGCATCATTCAACCTCCAGTTCTTCCATATCTATATCTCAACTATTCGGATTCTCTTCATCTGCATCTCCTGAGCCTTCTGAAAGGGTTGGAAATGGAGGTGCCGAGAAGAGTGATGCTAAAGTTTCTGATAGTGGGGATACAAAAGTGGCTGATCAAACCAAAGAATCAG ATTCAGATTCAGATGGTGACTTGTCTACTGAGGATCTGGTGAAACTTCTCACAGAGAAGGAAGAACTTCTGAAACAAAAGCATAAAGAGATTGAGAAGATGCAAGATAAATTCCTCCGCAGTTATGCAGAAATGGAAAATGTCATGGATAGAACAAGGCGCGAAGCAGAGAATACGAAAAAGTTTTCCATACAG AATTTTGCAAAGAGTTTACTAGATGTTGCAGACAATTTGGGTAGAGCTGCTTCAGTTACCAAAACCGGTTTCGCAAAAATTGATCAATCTAAGGATTCGGCTGGAACTCTGCCACTTCTGAAAACTCTTCTTGAGGGAGTTGAAATGACTGAGAAACAACTTTCGGAG GTGTTCAAAAAGTACGGTGTTGAAAAATATGATCCTACAAATGAACCATTTGACCCACATAGGCATAATGCAATGTTCCAAATATCAGATCCTTCCAAGCCTCCTGGCACTGTTGCTCAAGTTCTCAAG CCTGGATACATGCTGCACGATCGAGTTATTAGGCCGGCTGATGTTGGTGTAACTCAAGAAGCGGAAAACAATGCAACTGAGGAAGATGCTGGCAATTGA
- the LOC133734027 gene encoding grpE protein homolog 2, mitochondrial-like isoform X1: MFVSRVLARVSKAIPRSTVSFAAQPNHRFPIISNQPQPLIQDLPNKLIPSQVSLLHHSTSSSSISISQLFGFSSSASPEPSERVGNGGAEKSDAKVSDSGDTKVADQTKESGSIPDSQSTNVRRRRTLRGGTKRTAFSDSDSDSDGDLSTEDLVKLLTEKEELLKQKHKEIEKMQDKFLRSYAEMENVMDRTRREAENTKKFSIQNFAKSLLDVADNLGRAASVTKTGFAKIDQSKDSAGTLPLLKTLLEGVEMTEKQLSEVFKKYGVEKYDPTNEPFDPHRHNAMFQISDPSKPPGTVAQVLKPGYMLHDRVIRPADVGVTQEAENNATEEDAGN; encoded by the exons ATGTTCGTGTCTAGGGTTTTAGCTCGCGTTTCGAAGGCCATCCCCAGGAGCACGGTGTCCTTCGCTGCTCAACCCAATCACCGATTCCCAATCATTTCCAATCAGCCGCAGCCTCTGATTCAGGACTTGCCCAATAAG TTGATTCCGAGTCAGGTGTCACTGTTGCATCATTCAACCTCCAGTTCTTCCATATCTATATCTCAACTATTCGGATTCTCTTCATCTGCATCTCCTGAGCCTTCTGAAAGGGTTGGAAATGGAGGTGCCGAGAAGAGTGATGCTAAAGTTTCTGATAGTGGGGATACAAAAGTGGCTGATCAAACCAAAGAATCAGGTTCTATTCCAGATTCCCAGTCTACCAATGTTAGGAGACGACGTACTCTAAGAGGAGGTACTAAACGAACTGCATTTTCTGATTCAGATTCAGATTCAGATGGTGACTTGTCTACTGAGGATCTGGTGAAACTTCTCACAGAGAAGGAAGAACTTCTGAAACAAAAGCATAAAGAGATTGAGAAGATGCAAGATAAATTCCTCCGCAGTTATGCAGAAATGGAAAATGTCATGGATAGAACAAGGCGCGAAGCAGAGAATACGAAAAAGTTTTCCATACAG AATTTTGCAAAGAGTTTACTAGATGTTGCAGACAATTTGGGTAGAGCTGCTTCAGTTACCAAAACCGGTTTCGCAAAAATTGATCAATCTAAGGATTCGGCTGGAACTCTGCCACTTCTGAAAACTCTTCTTGAGGGAGTTGAAATGACTGAGAAACAACTTTCGGAG GTGTTCAAAAAGTACGGTGTTGAAAAATATGATCCTACAAATGAACCATTTGACCCACATAGGCATAATGCAATGTTCCAAATATCAGATCCTTCCAAGCCTCCTGGCACTGTTGCTCAAGTTCTCAAG CCTGGATACATGCTGCACGATCGAGTTATTAGGCCGGCTGATGTTGGTGTAACTCAAGAAGCGGAAAACAATGCAACTGAGGAAGATGCTGGCAATTGA
- the LOC133734029 gene encoding uncharacterized protein LOC133734029 isoform X2, with protein sequence MAEGNEQRDRLPQYRASLQSFNEKMKTYRKVISPDAIMRLTSSPFWDIIKVFHLQFLEDSECKKVDEDILRMVRAYDTKKQGFVLDQTVHKITAEDVVTCLGVRLQGVAFPLNKHHQKPKNNGIIDKYFADAKKVTKVMVDNALKEALKDPKKQVPSDVASLIVMNLFISFLFCTSGYTLSWKLVEVCTDWTSWRQYSWASLILDHLHNGLSKKQQEKDVALSGCLPLIMYWLADKTNIGGAIKRHERATPTFIKWSLVELHKEMVKLTNVQIEKMFDQKVTEEDLAVTLHIIKGRNKGAAEAESSETKTVHVFDKNDSACGFTSLIPLSMLNDQRKGYLVDDTCVIEATVAVPKAEMTALVNESGSSAPVQPLGAELPMIAEPLDSRAESPVVKEEPFLSSLPSDEAADFRGFGKVDKAFVPLLEEVCSLHPSLVECQQNRGEQFTQWAFTTLGRLLYFLKTRKPKDITEETCRELRKLWAELEVFRFDLSWLKTDFETALRMKNHVERARQMREEMNALDTQRKRLKAELAAVEVDFEEAQRKVADAEMLLECELGYGRGEPSS encoded by the exons ATGGCTGAAGGAAATGAACAGAGAGACAGACTTCCACAGTACAGAGCTAGTCTTCAGTCATTCAATGAGAAGATGAAGACATACAGGAAGGTAATCAGTCCTGATGCCATAATGAGGTTGACATCGTCACCATTCTGGGATATTATTAAGGTGTTCCATCTTCAATTTTTAGAAGATAGTGAATGCAAGAAAGTAGATGAAGACATTTTGAGGATGGTCAGGGCGTATGACACCAAAAAGCAAGGGTTTGTGCTCGATCAAACCGTACACAAAATAACAGCTGAAGATGTGGTGACATGTCTTGGAGTGAGATTGCAAGGAGTGGCATTCCCGCTCAATAAGCACCACCAAAAGCCAAAGAACAATGGGATAATTGACAAGTACTTTGCTGATGCAAAGAAAGTAACAAAGGTCATGGTCGACAATGCACTCAAAGAAGCTTTGAAAGACCCGAAGAAACAAGTCCCAAGTGATGTCGCAAGTCTGATTGTCATGAATCTATTCATATCATTCTTGTTCTGCACCTCAGGTTATACATTGTCCTGGAAGTTGGTAGAAGTTTGCACCGACTGGACTTCTTGGCGACAATATTCATGGGCAAGCTTGATATTAGACCATCTGCATAATGGTCTAAGTAAGAAGCAGCAAGAGAAAGATGTCGCTTTGTCAGGTTGTTTGCCCTTAATCATG TATTGGTTAGCTGACAAGACAAATATTGGGGGAGCAATCAAAAGACATGAAAGAGCGACGCCAACATTTATAAAATGGTCACTCGTCGAGCTGCACAAAGAAATGGTGAAACTAACCAATGTGCAGATAGag aaaatgttTGACCAAAAGGTGACAGAGGAAGACCTTGCAGTGACATTACATATTATAAAAGGAAGAAACAAAGGAGCAGCAGAAGCAGAATCAAGTGAAACAA AAACAGTACATGTATTTGACAAAAATGACAGCGCTTGTGGCTTCACCTCGTTAATTCCACTTAGTATGCTTAATGACCAACGTAAAGGGTATCTTGTGGACGATACCTGTGTCATTGAAGCAACTGTTGCAGTCCCCAAGGCTGAGATGACAGCCCTAGTAAACGAAAGTGGCAGTTCTGCACCTGTGCAGCCCTTAGGTGCAGAACTACCGATGATTGCCGAGCCTCTAGATAGCCGCGCTGAGTCTCCAGTTGTCAAGGAAGAGCCTTTTTTGAGCTCCTTACCAAGTGATGAAGCCGCAGATTTCAGAGGCTTTGGTAAAGTCGACAAAGCCTTTGTTCCATTGCTGGAGGAAGTTTGTTCCTTGCACCCTTCCCTGGTTGAATGCCAGCAGAACAGAGGGGAACAGTTCACTCAATGGGCATTCACAACTTTGGGTCGACTGCTCTACTTTCTAAAgactagaaagcccaaggatatTACAGAGGAGACTTGTCGAGAGCTGAGAAAGTTGTGGGCAGAGCTTGAGGTCTTCAGATTTGACTTGAGCTGGCTGAAGACAGATTTTGAAACAGCCTTGCGTATGAAGAATCATGTGGAAAGAGCAAGGCAAATGAGGGAGGAAATGAACGCTTTGGACACTCAAAGGAAGAGGCTTAAGGCTGAGCTAGCTGCGGTGGAAGTAGATTTTGAGGAAGCACAACGAAAAGTAGCCGATGCTGAAATGTTGCTTGAATGTGAGCTAGGCTATGGAAGGGGTGAGCCTTCATCATAg
- the LOC133734029 gene encoding uncharacterized protein LOC133734029 isoform X1: MAEGNEQRDRLPQYRASLQSFNEKMKTYRKVISPDAIMRLTSSPFWDIIKVFHLQFLEDSECKKVDEDILRMVRAYDTKKQGFVLDQTVHKITAEDVVTCLGVRLQGVAFPLNKHHQKPKNNGIIDKYFADAKKVTKVMVDNALKEALKDPKKQVPSDVASLIVMNLFISFLFCTSGYTLSWKLVEVCTDWTSWRQYSWASLILDHLHNGLSKKQQEKDVALSGCLPLIMYWLADKTNIGGAIKRHERATPTFIKWSLVELHKEMVKLTNVQIEKMFDQKVTEEDLAVTLHIIKGRNKGAAEAESSETSETVHVFDKNDSACGFTSLIPLSMLNDQRKGYLVDDTCVIEATVAVPKAEMTALVNESGSSAPVQPLGAELPMIAEPLDSRAESPVVKEEPFLSSLPSDEAADFRGFGKVDKAFVPLLEEVCSLHPSLVECQQNRGEQFTQWAFTTLGRLLYFLKTRKPKDITEETCRELRKLWAELEVFRFDLSWLKTDFETALRMKNHVERARQMREEMNALDTQRKRLKAELAAVEVDFEEAQRKVADAEMLLECELGYGRGEPSS; the protein is encoded by the exons ATGGCTGAAGGAAATGAACAGAGAGACAGACTTCCACAGTACAGAGCTAGTCTTCAGTCATTCAATGAGAAGATGAAGACATACAGGAAGGTAATCAGTCCTGATGCCATAATGAGGTTGACATCGTCACCATTCTGGGATATTATTAAGGTGTTCCATCTTCAATTTTTAGAAGATAGTGAATGCAAGAAAGTAGATGAAGACATTTTGAGGATGGTCAGGGCGTATGACACCAAAAAGCAAGGGTTTGTGCTCGATCAAACCGTACACAAAATAACAGCTGAAGATGTGGTGACATGTCTTGGAGTGAGATTGCAAGGAGTGGCATTCCCGCTCAATAAGCACCACCAAAAGCCAAAGAACAATGGGATAATTGACAAGTACTTTGCTGATGCAAAGAAAGTAACAAAGGTCATGGTCGACAATGCACTCAAAGAAGCTTTGAAAGACCCGAAGAAACAAGTCCCAAGTGATGTCGCAAGTCTGATTGTCATGAATCTATTCATATCATTCTTGTTCTGCACCTCAGGTTATACATTGTCCTGGAAGTTGGTAGAAGTTTGCACCGACTGGACTTCTTGGCGACAATATTCATGGGCAAGCTTGATATTAGACCATCTGCATAATGGTCTAAGTAAGAAGCAGCAAGAGAAAGATGTCGCTTTGTCAGGTTGTTTGCCCTTAATCATG TATTGGTTAGCTGACAAGACAAATATTGGGGGAGCAATCAAAAGACATGAAAGAGCGACGCCAACATTTATAAAATGGTCACTCGTCGAGCTGCACAAAGAAATGGTGAAACTAACCAATGTGCAGATAGag aaaatgttTGACCAAAAGGTGACAGAGGAAGACCTTGCAGTGACATTACATATTATAAAAGGAAGAAACAAAGGAGCAGCAGAAGCAGAATCAAGTGAAACAAGTG AAACAGTACATGTATTTGACAAAAATGACAGCGCTTGTGGCTTCACCTCGTTAATTCCACTTAGTATGCTTAATGACCAACGTAAAGGGTATCTTGTGGACGATACCTGTGTCATTGAAGCAACTGTTGCAGTCCCCAAGGCTGAGATGACAGCCCTAGTAAACGAAAGTGGCAGTTCTGCACCTGTGCAGCCCTTAGGTGCAGAACTACCGATGATTGCCGAGCCTCTAGATAGCCGCGCTGAGTCTCCAGTTGTCAAGGAAGAGCCTTTTTTGAGCTCCTTACCAAGTGATGAAGCCGCAGATTTCAGAGGCTTTGGTAAAGTCGACAAAGCCTTTGTTCCATTGCTGGAGGAAGTTTGTTCCTTGCACCCTTCCCTGGTTGAATGCCAGCAGAACAGAGGGGAACAGTTCACTCAATGGGCATTCACAACTTTGGGTCGACTGCTCTACTTTCTAAAgactagaaagcccaaggatatTACAGAGGAGACTTGTCGAGAGCTGAGAAAGTTGTGGGCAGAGCTTGAGGTCTTCAGATTTGACTTGAGCTGGCTGAAGACAGATTTTGAAACAGCCTTGCGTATGAAGAATCATGTGGAAAGAGCAAGGCAAATGAGGGAGGAAATGAACGCTTTGGACACTCAAAGGAAGAGGCTTAAGGCTGAGCTAGCTGCGGTGGAAGTAGATTTTGAGGAAGCACAACGAAAAGTAGCCGATGCTGAAATGTTGCTTGAATGTGAGCTAGGCTATGGAAGGGGTGAGCCTTCATCATAg